The proteins below are encoded in one region of Oryzias melastigma strain HK-1 linkage group LG9, ASM292280v2, whole genome shotgun sequence:
- the LOC112148837 gene encoding serine protease inhibitor A3N produces the protein MAHAAVILWMLAVVCVGKGHQDTEGVQDTAVDSSTDYLSLVTSANQDFAFSLYRKLANLTDSQDKNIFYSPRSVSLALAALAVGARGETHRQLFSTLGFNSSQLTQADVDLAFRSLLTKGPSDEEVSEGTAVFLDDNFKPKPEFLDVLKQSYSAEGFNVDFSNTTDSVNTINKYVADKTKGKIDKLVDGLDPDILMYLINFIYFKGTWDMPFDPMLTKEDMFNVDENKKVPVQMMNMEEYFDVYHDQAINTTVLQLKFNSSYSMLLLLPGDMGTLEQAISPEHVSKWMKWKKSRKYDIYVPKFSIKTSYKLNDVLAEMGITDVFGDSANLSGIAEDTRLAVSEVVHQASLDVDEKGATAAGATGIGFVPLSFQYIPVIKFNRPFMVIIIDNQAQNVLFMGKIINPNI, from the exons ATGGCGCATGCAGCTGTGATTCTCTGGATGTTGGCAGTGGTCTGTGTGGGGAAAGGCCATCAGGATACAGAAGGTGTCCAGGACACTGCTGTGGACAGCAGCACTGACTATTTGTCTCTGGTGACTTCAGCAAACCAAGACTTTGCCTTCAGCTTGTACAGGAAGCTAGCAAATCTCACTGACTCGCAAGACAAAAACATCTTCTACTCACCACGTAGTGTCTCTCTGGCCTTGGCCGCCTTGGCAGTGGGTGCACGTGGAGAGACCCACCGCCAGCTTTTCAGCACTCTGGGGTTCAACAGCTCCCAGCTGACTCAAGCAGATGTCGACCTGGCCTTCCGTAGCCTCCTCACAAAAGGACCTTCTGACGAGGAGGTCAGTGAAGGCACCGCCGTGTTTCTGGACGACAACTTTAAGCCTAAGCCAGAGTTCCTAGATGTCCTGAAGCAGTCGTACTCTGCCGAGGGCTTCAATGTTGACTTTAGCAACACCACAGACAGCGTCAACACCATCAATAAGTATGTAGCAGATAAGACCAAAGGAAAGATCGACAAGCTGGTGGATGGTCTGGATCCAGACATTCTCATGTATCTGATCAACTTCATCTACTTCAAAG GAACGTGGGATATGCCATTTGATCCTATGTTGACAAAGGAGGACATGTTTAATgtggatgaaaacaaaaag GTTCCTGTGCAGATGATGAATATGGAAGAGTACTTTGACGTCTACCATGACCAGGCAATCAACACAACAGTCCTCCAACTCAAATTCAACAGCTCCTACTCCATGCTGCTTTTGCTGCCTGGAGATATGGGAACTTTGGAACAAGCCATAAGCCCAGAACATGTCTCAAAATGGATGAAGTGGAAAAAGTCAAG GAAATACGACATATACGTTCCAAAGTTCTCCATCAAGACGTCCTATAAGCTGAATGACGTCTTGGCTGAAATGGGAATCACAGATGTGTTCGGTGACAGTGCAAATCTGAGTGGTATCGCTGAAGATACTCGGCTTGCAGTTTCAGAG GTTGTGCACCAGGCTTCCCTGGATGTCGATGAGAAAGGAGCCACTGCAGCAGGTGCTACAGGAATTGGTTTTGTACCGCTGTCCTTTCAGTACATCCCAGTTATAAAGTTTAACCGCCCATTTATGGTCATCATTATTGACAACCAAGCACAAAACGTGCTTTTCATGGGCAAAATCATCAACCCAAATATTTAA
- the LOC118597873 gene encoding alpha-1-antitrypsin homolog, producing MPFHPRLTKEDMFNVDENKKVPVQMMNMKEYLDVYHDQAINTKVLQLKFNSSYSMLLLLPDDMRALEQAISREHVSKWMKWKKSRKYNVYVPKFSIKTSYKLNDVLAEMGITDVFGDSANLSGIAEDTRLSVSEVVHQASLDVDEKGATAAAYIGTRFVPTSFEYIPVIKFNRPFIVIIIDNQAQNVLFMGKILNPNI from the exons ATGCCATTTCATCCTAGGTTGACAAAGGAGGACATGTTTAATgtggatgaaaacaaaaag GTTCCTGTGCAGATGATGAATATGAAAGAGTACCTTGATGTCTACCATGACCAGGCAATCAACACAAAAGTCCTCCAACTCAAATTCAACAGCTCCTACTCCATGCTGCTTTTGCTGCCTGACGATATGAGAGCTTTGGAACAAGCCATAAGCCGAGAACATGTCTCAAAATGGATGAAGTGGAAAAAGTCAAG GAAATACAACGTATACGTTCCAAAGTTCTCCATCAAGACTTCCTATAAGCTGAATGACGTCTTGGCTGAAATGGGAATCACAGATGTGTTCGGTGACAGTGCAAATCTGAGTGGTATCGCTGAAGATACTCGGCTTTCAGTTTCAGAG GTTGTGCACCAGGCTTCCCTGGATGTCGATGAGAAAGGAGCCACTGCAGCAGCTTATATAGGAACTCGTTTTGTACCGACCTCCTTTGAGTACATCCCAGTTATAAAGTTTAACCGCCCATTTATAGTCATCATTATTGACAACCAAGCACAAAACGTGCTTTTCATGGGCAAAATCCTCAACCCAAATATTTAA